Within the Desulfatibacillum aliphaticivorans DSM 15576 genome, the region GCCCGGCGGCCAGGACCTGCCTGGGAACTGCTTGAATTCACGCAACCCGTAATATATCAGCACGGGATAAGCCAGGATGATAGAGTTGGCGAGAATAATGGAAAGCCAGTCAGGGGCTATTTGGCGAAGGCTCATAAGGATCATTCCCAAGCCTACGAGGACAAACCCGGCGGTCCAGCTTTTAAAACCCGGATACGTAAGCCGGGACATGGAAAAATAGGCCATGATGGCCGCACAGGTGATATTGACCAGGCCGGCCGCCATGGACAGCGTTTGTATGTTCAAAAAAGCCTGCATGAATGATTACTGTTGCTCCTCAACGCCGAACAATCGATTAAGACGCCCCTAAAAATTGACCATTGATAACCTTATAATCTTGAAAGAATCTCTTATAAATCCCTTCCTGTCAACCAAATTGGCGGCTATGAAAAAAACTCCCTGGATGATTAAAGGGAGCAAGAGGCGGGGCCGCAAAATGGCGGAACGGCCGCGACGCAATATAAAAAGCCCGCGGATTGAGTCAACGATTCAATTCCGCGGGCTGAAAATTTCTTACGCCTGTTTTAAGGCCTAAGATTCATCCGTCAACCGCCACCAGAGACAATCCCAGGCGGCTTTCCAGAGCCTGGATTTTCTTGAGTTTGTCGTCATCCAACGCGGCCGGGGCGGTCTTGTGGCAAGAGAACGCCAGGACCGTTTTTCCCAGTTCAGTTTCCAGGGCTTGGATTTCCTTAAGATCTTTTTCTTCGAGGTTGGAAAGACTGCACAGCATAGGACGCCTCCTTGTTTAAGGTTACTCAAATGATGCTGACTAAATGATACAGACCCAATTGCGGGAGGGCAACGCTGGAAGTCTGACGGTCTAATGATAGGTAAAACCCGTCATTTTTCCAATGACAGAAGGTGAGATCGAAGGTTTGTGGAAGAGTTGGTCAGGCCAAGTTTGTCGCGCAGGTTGCGGCGGTGAAAACTGACGGTGGTAATGGATAGATAGAGCAGGTCTGCGATTTCCTTGGTGGATTTTCCCGCTTTGACCAGGGAGGCGATTTCAATCTCCCGGGGCGTGAGCACGGCTTCCAGGTTGGAAAGGCGGCGTAAAAAAGGCGAAGCGATTTCATTCAGCCCCGAAGAAATCAACTGGACTATCTGGTTGGCCTCCGGCCTAACCACAATATCCTGCAACCGTTCCACATTTGGCAGGACTGAATCCTTGAGATTCTGCAGGATGGTTTGCTCCATCTCCTGTATGTCTTCGTCACGCTGGCGCAGGACGGCGCGCAAGGCGGCGTTGGCTTCTTCCAGATGCAGGGTTTTTTGCCTGAGTTCCTCTTCCCGCTGTCGAAGCCGGCTTTCGGCTTCTTTCAGGGCGGTGATGTTTTCGTGACTGACCACAACCCGCAATGTATCGGAGCCCACGGCCCTGGCGGCCCGCATATAAAACCATCGCTTCTCATTGGGCGAGTGGCAGGGGTAATCCAGGACAAACTCCTCGACCTCTCCCTTTATGACTTTGCGGATGCCGGCCGCAACCTCCTTGGATTTTTCGGCGGATTCCCCCTGGGCCGCGTCGCAGACCTCCAGATAGTTCACGTTCAGCGTGTCAGGCCGTATGCTAATCTGGTTGGATTGCGCAAACCGCTCCCATGCCCGGTTGGTTTCCAGGATCATCCCCTTTTCGTCAATAATGGCCACATGCGCCGACAAGGAATTCAGGATGGTTTTGGCGTACTGCTGCGTCTCTTTAATGATGGTTTCGGCCTGTTTGGCGTCCATTTTCATTGCCTGCCCCGGATTGAAGTTGAACAAAAACCTTAACATTCCTGGGATATTTACGGCAATCTTTTTGCCGCCGGCGCTTATGGTTATTGCCCGGATGCTCCCGTCACCGCAGCGATTTGGGAGCGAACCGGGATATTGGTGGAATGCAGGCCGGGAGTCTGTCCGTGAAGATCAAACTTTAAACTCACCTCGGGCCTGAAAAACAGGACGTGGGTGGAGCCCCCAAAATGGAACATGCCAAGGGGGTCGCCTTTATTGATATGCTGCCCCTTTTTGACCGTAACCTCGTTGGAAGAGACTTCCGCCATACCCACGAACATGATCGCCATCAGTCCAATGTCGGGATTATCCGCCTGGATGAACACCAAAGCCCTGGCCGCCGTTTGGGTGATGTACCCCTGGGACTCGTTGGGGCTGGCGGGATCGAATCCCATGGCGGGCGCTGCGGCGTAATAGGAGCCGTCAATCAACTTGGTCTTGACGATGGTCCCGCTAACCGGGCTGTGCCAGCGGTGATAGCTGAGCGCGCTTAAAAAGGCCTGATACAAGGTTCCCCCCACGAACTCCTTGGTCAGGGGATCTCCGTCCATCATGTGCAGCAGGGAGTACGGCTGCTCCTTGATCCAAAACTTGTCGCGCAGCTGAACATTGCGGGCCAGTCTGTAGGGGGCGGATTCACAAGCGTTGGCGATGACCGAATCGTCCTTGGGGGAGGCCACGGGACGCCTGCCCTCCCGGAACGTCCGGGTGAAAAAATCGTCCCAGGACGTAAATCCGTAATAAGGCTTGGAGGGATCGCATATGAAGTCCTCCACAAAGTCCGGCATGGCCTCTTTGGCGTCCCGGCCGAACCAACCATGCTCAGGATCGTCGCTCAGCACGTAGCATGATTCGGGCGACTCCAGGAACACCGACCACTCTTGCAGAATTTTTTTCAACCGCACGTTCACCCTGGGGTCCATAAACGCCTCGGCGCCGGCGGGTGTGCCCATGGGCCAGTCCAAAATCGCGTTGATGGGAAAGCCCACAAGCCCTGATTGATTGAACTCCGGCGCCTGGGTCAGGATGCCGTCCAACTGTTTTAACATCTGGCTGTAATCCGTCAGTTGGGGCTGTCCTGTGGGGTCCGTCAGGTAGGGCTTTAACGGAACCTGATCGAACATCTCCGTGAAGAGCCGATACAAATTGGGGTCGTTATCAATCAGGTCCTTCAATTCCTGGACGACCGGAGACAATCCGCTTTGAGGAGCTTTATCTCCATGGGCCAAACAGGACGTCGAAACCGCGCCCGCCAGAAATATCAAACAAGCCCCAACAACCAAGCCTGTCAATCGATGCTTTTTCATCCCGACGCCCTCCCTGTTTTTTATTGAATTTTATGCAGCAAGCGCCGGGGCGCAAGTCCGCCCGCGTGGCGCATATATCCGTGATCGCCGATATCTCTTTGCAAAACGCGCCAAAGCCCTGAAAAAGGGATGCTATCGCTCCATTCCTAAAAAGCGGTACTAATTTTCATTATAAAATCATTTGTAGCACAGATTAATCTCAGCGGTCAACGCGGCATAAATCAAGAAAAGCCGCCTCCAAAAGAAAGGCTCCTATTGCGGAATATAGGTGAGGTCTTCGTCCCAAGGCAGCTTTTTCCAGGGGCTTGATCTAGTGATCAGCAGCCAATTGCAGGCTGGAAAACGACTCCTGATTCACGCGGGAAAGAACTCCTCCCACGGCCAGCCCCCAAAGCTGCGCCTCGCACAAAGAGTCCCACTCCACACCCAACATTCTGGATATTTGAACAAATAAACTCATTTACCGCCTTTTTTAAGCCCTGCAGGCTTTGCGCTTATGAAACTTCTTCAGGGAAATGCCTCAATTTTATTCCCCAAGGCGCCGATCTTCTATTGTTACCCAACGGAGCCGCCGCTTCTGCGCCGCGATGCCGACAGGATGACGGTCCCCGCCATCCCCTACAAACATCTAACTGGAAAGACGCTTTGTTATGCAAAAAACGCCTAAATTCAAAATCATCTCCCTTATAGGAATCGTTTTTTTTCTCTTCAGCTTTGGGTGCTCCGACGACAATGACCTTGAACCCTACCCGTTGCCCCTGGCCTTGCAGCGCATGGTCAACGAAGTCATTGCGCAGTACCAGGCGCCCGGCGCGGCTTTGGCCGTCCGATTCGCGGACGGATCGACATTTTCCTACGCCGCCGGCATGGCGGACCTGGGAACGCAAACGCCGCTCACGCCCCAGCATCTTTTCCGCATTGGAAGCGTTACAAAAACCATTACCGCCTGCGGCGTGCTCATGCTTTATCAGCAAGGCTTTTTCGGCCTGGACGATTCCGTGGAATCCATCCTTCCGGGCCTGATTCCCGTTTACGGAAGCCAAATCACCGTAAGGATGCTTTTGAACCACACCAGCGGGCTGGAAGACTATGTCGGTTGCCCGTATGAAGGCGATTATTTTTTCACGGCCATCGTGGACGATCCCACAAGAGCCTGGACGCCCCTGGAACTGGTCCAGGTCACGGTGGATTGCGGCCTGGCCGACACGCCCGGCCAATCTTTTTTGTATTCCAATGCAAACTACATTATTCTGGGCCTGATCATAGAAGCCGTGAGCGGACAGGCTTACGAGGATTTCGTCCAGGACAACATCTTTGACGCTCTTGGAATGCAAGACACCCTGTCTCCTGTGCAGACCGGATTTCCCGGGGATTTCGCCCGCGGATATTTTGAAAAAGACTCGGACGGTCTGCTCTACGACTATTCCATTCAAAGCCCCTCTGCCGTCTGGGCCGCAGGAAACGTTATTTCAACGCCTGCCGATCTGTTGCTCTGGGCGGAG harbors:
- a CDS encoding serine hydrolase domain-containing protein, with product MQKTPKFKIISLIGIVFFLFSFGCSDDNDLEPYPLPLALQRMVNEVIAQYQAPGAALAVRFADGSTFSYAAGMADLGTQTPLTPQHLFRIGSVTKTITACGVLMLYQQGFFGLDDSVESILPGLIPVYGSQITVRMLLNHTSGLEDYVGCPYEGDYFFTAIVDDPTRAWTPLELVQVTVDCGLADTPGQSFLYSNANYIILGLIIEAVSGQAYEDFVQDNIFDALGMQDTLSPVQTGFPGDFARGYFEKDSDGLLYDYSIQSPSAVWAAGNVISTPADLLLWAEALSSGALLTQDAFDQRFVPVDMEVEDHPEATYGLGVLIAGPEEGHNGSVPGYQTQLFAVNGVYFAVYTNCYFQTKDNVSQVIYDKAKEILQAYDAL
- a CDS encoding helix-turn-helix domain-containing protein; amino-acid sequence: MKMDAKQAETIIKETQQYAKTILNSLSAHVAIIDEKGMILETNRAWERFAQSNQISIRPDTLNVNYLEVCDAAQGESAEKSKEVAAGIRKVIKGEVEEFVLDYPCHSPNEKRWFYMRAARAVGSDTLRVVVSHENITALKEAESRLRQREEELRQKTLHLEEANAALRAVLRQRDEDIQEMEQTILQNLKDSVLPNVERLQDIVVRPEANQIVQLISSGLNEIASPFLRRLSNLEAVLTPREIEIASLVKAGKSTKEIADLLYLSITTVSFHRRNLRDKLGLTNSSTNLRSHLLSLEK
- a CDS encoding phosphatidylserine decarboxylase family protein, with the protein product MKKHRLTGLVVGACLIFLAGAVSTSCLAHGDKAPQSGLSPVVQELKDLIDNDPNLYRLFTEMFDQVPLKPYLTDPTGQPQLTDYSQMLKQLDGILTQAPEFNQSGLVGFPINAILDWPMGTPAGAEAFMDPRVNVRLKKILQEWSVFLESPESCYVLSDDPEHGWFGRDAKEAMPDFVEDFICDPSKPYYGFTSWDDFFTRTFREGRRPVASPKDDSVIANACESAPYRLARNVQLRDKFWIKEQPYSLLHMMDGDPLTKEFVGGTLYQAFLSALSYHRWHSPVSGTIVKTKLIDGSYYAAAPAMGFDPASPNESQGYITQTAARALVFIQADNPDIGLMAIMFVGMAEVSSNEVTVKKGQHINKGDPLGMFHFGGSTHVLFFRPEVSLKFDLHGQTPGLHSTNIPVRSQIAAVTGASGQ